One Oncorhynchus clarkii lewisi isolate Uvic-CL-2024 chromosome 31, UVic_Ocla_1.0, whole genome shotgun sequence DNA segment encodes these proteins:
- the LOC139390593 gene encoding short coiled-coil protein B-like, translating to MSSDGDGDMENQAELEEKTRLINQVLELQHTLEDLSSRVDAVKEENLKLKSENQVLGQYIENLMSASSVFQTTDTKSKRK from the exons ATGAGCTCCGACGGGGATG GTGACATGGAGAATCAGGCTGAGCTGGAGGAAAAGACTAGGCTTATAAACCAGGTGTTGGAGCTTCAGCACACTCTAGAAG ACCTGTCGTCGCGTGTGGATGCGGTGAAGGAGGAGAACCTGAAGTTGAAGTCTGAGAACCAGGTTCTGGGTCAGTACATTGAGAACCTTATGTCTGCCTCCAGCGTGTTCCAGACCACCGACACCAAGAGCAAACGAAAATAA